The region CCACCACCACCGAGTACGCCCCCGAGCACAGCCCCCGACTGCACTGGGCCAAGCACGCCCCCGAGGTCTACAAGGCCATGCTCCGGCTGGAGACGGCCGCGCAGCAGGGGCTGGAGCCGAAGCTGCGCGAGCTGGTGAAGATCCGTGCCTCGCAGCTCAACCACTGCGCGTTCTGTCTCGACATGCACACCAAGGACGCGCTGGCCGCCGGGGAGAGCGTGCAGCGGATCGTCCAGCTCAGCGCGTGGGAGGAGTCGAAGCACTTCTACACGGAGAAGGAACTCGCGGCGATCGAGCTGACCGAGGCCGTGACCGTCCTGACCGACGGGTTCGTACCGGACGAGGTGTACGAGAAGGCGGCACAGCACTTCGAGGAGGCCGAGCTGGCGCAGCTGATCGC is a window of Streptomyces mirabilis DNA encoding:
- a CDS encoding carboxymuconolactone decarboxylase family protein produces the protein MTTNDATTATTTEYAPEHSPRLHWAKHAPEVYKAMLRLETAAQQGLEPKLRELVKIRASQLNHCAFCLDMHTKDALAAGESVQRIVQLSAWEESKHFYTEKELAAIELTEAVTVLTDGFVPDEVYEKAAQHFEEAELAQLIAAITVINAWNRFGVSTRMVPGHYEAGQHQ